The Rhododendron vialii isolate Sample 1 chromosome 6a, ASM3025357v1 genome includes a window with the following:
- the LOC131328302 gene encoding serpin-ZXA-like, translating into MEFCTRIANQLMLKQIQNPVGKNIVSSPLSINAVLNMVAAGGGGRSSEIIGNGPILTMVNQAWSDLDHGQQSLADQVADEINSWANITSRDLIKEILQHGSIDPKTVLILANGLYFKGFWDSDYKFDARRTKKRKFYLLDGSINCLPNNFSMYFFLPDERDGLQNLVGKLNLDFGFLCQEYFKLTEETLDEFWIPKFKFSFNFNVLEVMNSDMGVPFSRILNLRDLSRLIHNTKKVEALILKMFQKAYIEVDEKGTGAAAITHLHFVAYCATSRSENKRYNFVVDHPFVFMIREERSDCFCVEEQLEFDCFKFKLHSSGTTSTAFAFASTIACVTIREFSCMMIEEQKST; encoded by the exons ATGGAGTTCTGCACACGAATTGCTAATCAGCTGATGCTAAAGCAGATTCAAAACCCTGTAGGCAAGAACATAGTCTCTTCCCCACTATCTATCAATGCGGTTTTGAATATG GTGGCAgcaggtggtggtggtagatCCTCTGAAATCATCGGCAATGGTCCGATTTTGACCATGGTCAACCAAGCTTGGTCCGATCTTGACCATGGTCAACAGAGCTTG GCTGATCAAGTTGCAGATGAAATTAACTCATGGGCTAATATTACATCAAGAGATCTTATCAAAGAGATTCTCCAACATGGGTCCATAGATCCCAAGACAGTACTCATCCTTGCAAATGGACTCTACTTTAAAGGATTTTGGGACTCTGACTATAAATTTGATGCAAGGAggactaaaaaaagaaaattctatcTTCTCGATGGGAGCATT AATTGCCTACCCAACAATTTTTCCATGTACTTTTTTCTCCCGGATGAGCGAGATGGGTTGCAAAATCTTGTTGGGAAGCtcaatttggattttgggtttctATGCCAAGAGTACTTCAAATTAACAGAAGAGACACTTGATGAATTTTGGATTCCGAAATTCAAATTCTCGTTCAATTTTAATGTTTTAGAGGTCATGAATTCGGACATGGGGGTACCGTTTTCTAGAATTTTGAATCTGAGAGACTTGTCCAGGTTGATACATAATACTAAGAAAGTCGAAGCCTTAATCTTAAAGATGTTTCAAAAAGCTTATATTGAGGTAGATGAGAAGGGCACAGGGGCTGCAGCTATTACTCATCTCCACTTTGTTGCATATTGTGCAACGTCTCGGTCAGAAAATAAGAGATACAATTTCGTTGTTGATCATCCTTTCGTATTCATGATTAGGGAAGAGAGATCGG ATTGTTTTTGTGTTGAGGAACAATTGGAATTTGATTGTTTTAAGTTCAAACTGCACTCCAGTGGCACCACTAGCACTGCGTTTGCCTTTGCCAGCACAATTGCCTGCGTGACAATTAGGGAGTTCAGCTGCATGATGATTGAAGAGCAAAAATCGACATGA
- the LOC131328303 gene encoding serpin-ZX-like: MESCTQITNQLMLKGIEKGVSKNIVSSPLSINAVLNMLVAGLTGDSLKQMLGFLGSKNVDEINSKSRQMMAMLRGGDGPVFTMYPIKFCRTRYVFALPAPYPYPYPYPANQVVDEINLWADAASRGLIKNILQCGSVPIDTTLIFANGLYFKGIWENKFDAARTKDRKFYLLNGDNVSVPFMSDIVEKYYYGAFDGFKVLKKPYASRQPNNFSMYFFLPDERDGLQNLLGKFNSDSRFLNEEYFELTKERLDEFWIPKFKFSFDFDFSEVMDDMGESLSIIKNPRDLSEMVHNSEDIPFFTLNML, encoded by the exons ATGGAGTCGTGCACGCAGATTACCAATCAGCTGATGCTCAAGGGAATCGAGAAAGGGGTTTCCAAGAACATAGTGTCTTCTCCACTATCAATCAACGCCGTTCTAAACATGTTGGTTGCAGGATTAACGGGTGATAGTTTGAAGCAAATGTTGGGCTTTCTTGGGTCCAAGAACGTCGATGAAATCAATTCAAAATCGAGACAAATGATGGCGATGCTGCGTGGTGGTGATGGTCCGGTGTTTACCATG tacccgatcaaattttgccgTACCCGGTACGTTTTTGCCTTACCGGCGCCGTACCcatacccgtacccgtacccg GCTAATCAAGTGGTAGATGAAATTAACTTGTGGGCTGATGCTGCATCAAGgggtcttataaaaaatattctcCAATGTGGGTCCGTACCTATAGACACAACACTCATCTTTGCAAATGGACTCTACTTTAAAGGAATTTGGGAAAATAAATTTGATGCAGCGCGGACTAAAGATAGAAAATTCTATCTTCTAAATGGGGACAATGTTTCAGTTCCGTTCATGAGTGATATTGTTGAAAAGTACTATTACGGGGCATTCGATGGATTCAAGGTTCTTAAAAAACCATATGCAAGTCGCCAGCCCAACAATTtctctatgtatttttttctccCGGATGAGCGAGATGGGTTGCAAAATCTTCTTGGGAAGTTCAATTCTGACTCTAGATTTCTGAATGAGGAGTACTTTGAGTTAACGAAAGAGAGGCTTGACGAATTTTGGATCCCGAAATTTAAATTCTCATTCGATTTTGACTTTTCTGAGGTCATGGATGACATGGGGGAATCGTTGTCTATAATTAAGAATCCGAGAGACTTGTCCGAGATGGTGCATAATTCTGAGGATATCCCCTTCTTTACCTTAAACATGCTTTAG
- the LOC131331159 gene encoding serpin-ZX-like — translation MEFCTRVANELMLKEIQKGSGKNVLSSPLSINAVLNMVVTGTTGDTLKLMLGFLGSESVDEIKSKSTRIAALLRECRQSSKRDYGGGFIRDDGLILTMISGAWVDQRFPLVPEYEEVLKGIFKSEANNVDFKTKADQVVDEINSWANIASRGLIKNILQYGSVPTETTLILANVLYFQGFWHGGRKFDEQMTENRKFYLLNGDNVSVPFMTNNSKYCHYGSFDGFKVLEIPYVSDQANKFAMYFFLPDERDGLQTLLGKFQSGSGFLNEEYFKLTHVRLGEFWIPKFKFSFDFDVSGIMDDIGESSSIIKNPRDLSEMVHNSEDVPFFILKMFQKAYIEVDERGTKAVATTLLSLVGGGEIPPQNLSFVADHPFVFMIREVRSGLVLFTGAVINPIRED, via the exons ATGGAGTTCTGCACACGGGTTGCCAATGAGTTGATGCTCAAGGAGATCCAAAAGGGTTCTGGCAAGAATGTACTGTCTTCTCCTTTATCAATCAACGCAGTTTTAAACATGGTAGTTACAGGAACAACGGGCGATACTTTGAAGCTTATGTTGGGCTTTCTTGGGTCCGAAAGTGTCGATGAAATCAAATCAAAGTCGACACGCATTGCAGCACTGCTGCGTGAATGCAGGCAATCCTCTAAAAGGGATTACGGTGGTGGTTTTATCAGGGATGATGGTTTGATTTTGACCATGATCAGTGGAGCTTGGGTCGATCAACGTTTTCCTCTAGTTCCTGAATACGAAGAGGTTCTAAAAGGTATTTTCAAGTCTGAAGCGAACAATGTTGATTTTAAAACTAAG GCTGATCAAGTGGTGGATGAAATTAACTCATGGGCTAATATTGCATCAAGAGGTCTTATAAAAAACATTCTCCAATATGGGTCCGTACCTACAGAGACAACACTCATCCTCGCAAATGTACTCTACTTTCAAGGATTCTGGCATGGTGGACGTAAATTTGATGAACAGATGACTGAGAATAGAAAGTTCTATCTTCTCAATGGGGACAATGTTTCAGTTCCGTTCATGACTAATAATAGCAAGTATTGCCATTATGGATCGTTTGATGGGTTCAAGGTTCTTGAGATCCCATATGTAAGTGACCAAGCCAACAAGTTTGCTATGTACTTTTTTCTCCCTGATGAGCGAGATGGGTTGCAAACACTTCTCGGAAAATTCCAGTCTGGTTCTGGATTTCTAAATGAGGAGTACTTCAAGTTAACGCATGTGAGGCTTGGCGAATTTTGGatcccaaaatttaaattttcatttgattttgatgtTTCTGGGATCATGGATGACATTGGGGAGTCGTCGTCTATAATTAAGAATCCAAGAGACTTGTCTGAGATGGTGCATAATTCTGAGGATGTTCCATTCTTTATCTTAAAGATGTTTCAGAAAGCTTATATTGAGGTGGATGAGAGGGGCACCAAAGCTGTGGCCACTACTTTGTTATCGTTGGTAGGAGGAGGTGAAATCCCTCCGCaaaatttaagttttgttgCTGATCATCCTTTTGTATTCATGATCAGGGAAGTGCGGTCGGGATTAGTTTTATTCACTGGAGCAGTAATCAATCCAATCCGAGAGGATTGA
- the LOC131331160 gene encoding serpin-Z10-like, which yields MEFCTRVAGELMLKEIQKGSGKNVVSSPLSINTALNMVVAGSTGDTLKLMLGFLGSKSINEVISKSKHIAAVLRECSESSKKDYGGFIRDDGLILTMINGAWVDQRFPLVPKYKKVLKGIFKSEANNVDFTTKADQVVDEINSWANIASKGLIKNVLQHESVPIETTLILATGLYFQGIWRAGYKFNERMTENRKFYLLNGDNVSVPFMTSNNKYCYHGSFDGFKVLKIPYESDQANKFAMYFFLPDERDGLQTLLGKFQSGFGFLNEEYFKLTHVRLGEFWIPKFKFSFDFDVSGVMDGMGKSSSIIKNPRDLFEMVHNSEDIPFFILKMFQKAYIEVDEKGTKAMATTLLSLVGGGESRPQNLSFVADHPFVFMIREERSGLVFFSGAVFNPIREG from the exons ATGGAGTTTTGCACACGGGTTGCCGGTGAGTTGATGCTCAAGGAGATCCAAAAGGGTTCTGGCAAAAACGTAGTGTCTTCCCCTTTATCGATCAACACAGCTCTAAACATGGTGGTTGCAGGATCAACGGGCGATACTCTAAAGCTTATGCTAGGCTTTCTTGGGTCCAAAAGCATCAACGAAGTCATATCAAAGTCGAAACACATTGCGGCAGTGCTGCGTGAATGCAGCGAGTCCTCTAAAAAGGATTATGGTGGTTTTATCAGGGATGATGGTTTGATTTTGACCATGATCAATGGAGCTTGGGTCGATCAACGTTTTCCTCTAGTTCCTAAATACAAAAAGGTTTTAAAAGGTATTTTCAAGTCTGAAGCGAACAATGTAGATTTTACAACTAAG GCTGATCAAGTGGTGGATGAAATTAACTCATGGGCTAATATTGCATCAAAAGGTCTTATAAAAAACGTTCTTCAACATGAGTCCGTACCTATAGAGACAACACTCATCCTCGCAACTGGACTCTACTTTCAAGGAATTTGGAGGGCTGGCtataaatttaatgaacggatgACTGAGAATAGAAAGTTCTATCTTCTCAATGGGGACAATGTTTCAGTTCCATTCATGACTAGTAATAACAAGTATTGCTATCACGGGTCATTTGATGGGTTCAAGGTTCTTAAGATCCCATACGAAAGTGACCAAGCCAACAAATTTgctatgtatttttttctccCTGATGAGCGAGATGGGTTGCAAACACTTCTTGGAAAATTCCAGTCCGGTTTTGGATTTTTGAATGAGGAGTACTTCAAGCTAACGCATGTGAGGCTTGGCGAATTTTGGATCCCAAAATTTAAATTCTCATTTGATTTTGATGTTTCTGGGGTCATGGATGGCATGGGGAAATCGTCGTCTATAATTAAGAATCCAAGAGATTTGTTTGAGATGGTGCATAATTCTGAGGATATCCCATTCTTTATCTTAAAGATGTTTCAGAAAGCTTATATTGAGGTGGATGAGAAGGGCACCAAGGCTATGGCCACTACTTTGTTGTCGTTGGTAGGAGGAGGTGAAAGCCGTCCGCaaaatttaagttttgttgCTGATCATCCTTTTGTATTCATGATCAGAGAAGAGCGGTCGGGGTTAGTTTTTTTCAGTGGAGCAGTATTCAATCCAATCCGAGAGGGTTGA